CTGCGTGAGGTGTTGGCCGCCGACCTGGAGATGAACACCGACGCGCGCTCGGTGGCCTGCTACGTGGACACCACCCGGGCCTGGATGGCGGGGCGCCCCGCCTGCCGCATCCCCGGCTCCCCGGAGGACGGACACGACACGCTTCAACGCTTCGACAAGGCCGTCAGCCGCATCTGTGAGCAGGCCGCCGGGGCGGGGGACTCATCGGCCCTGATCGTCTCCCACGGCACCGCGCTGCGCCTGTGGACCTCCCTGAGGGCCGCAGCTGGAGGCGGCGTGGACCCGCTGTGGGTCGCTGACCGCCCCATGCACAACACCGGGATCACCGTTGTCGACGGCGATCCCGGTGGTGGGTGGAGCCTGACCTCCTGGGATGACGGGGCCTGGGACCAGACCCCCTCCTGAACCGGCCTGCCCCCTACAGGACCGAGGAGAGGAAGGCCCGGGTGCGCTCGGCCTGCGGGTTGTCCAGGACCTCCACGGGGTCACCGGACTCGCAGATGACACCGCCGTCCATGAAGATCAGCTGATCACCCACCTCCCGGGCGAAGCCCATCTCATGGGTGACCACGACCATCGTCATGCCGGAGGCGGCGAGGTCCTGCATCACCTGCAGGACCTCGCCGACCAGTTCGGGATCCAGCGCGGAGGTCGGCTCGTCGAAGAGCATGAGCTCAGGGTCCATGGCCAGAGCCCGGGCGATCGCCACCCGCTGCTGCTGACCACCGGAGAGCTGGGAGGGGTAGTGCTCGAGGCGATCCCCGAGCCCCACCCGCTCCAGCAGCTCGATGCCGCGCTCACGGGCCTTGGCCTTCGGAGTCTTCTTGACCATGACCGGTGCCTCCATGACGTTCTGGAGAGCTGTCATGTGGGGGAAGAGGTTGAAACGCTGGAAGACCATGCCGATCTTGGCGCGCTGAGCAGCACGGGCCTTGTCCGACAGGGCGTGCAGCTCGGCGCGACCACCGCGCTCGACCTCACGCATCCCGATGAGCTCGCCGTCGACCTTGACCCGGCCGGCGTCGATGGACTCCAGCTCATTGATGCAGCGCAGCAGTGTCGACTTTCCCGAGCCCGACGGGCCGATGAGAACCGTCACCGAGCCGGGTGGGACGATGAGATCGATGCCCCGCAGCACGTGCAGCTCACCGAAGAACTTGTGCAGGGCGCTGATCTCGACCTTGGGCGTAGCGGCTGCCGCCTGGGCGGATGTGCTCATGGGGTGACCTCCAGGAAGGGATCGTCCTTGGTGGTGTGCGCATCGAGGATGGCCTGCTGGCGGGCCGACAGGCCCCGGCCCGAGGAGCCGGAGGACTTGTCAGAGTCGAAGCCCTTGCCGTAATAGCGCTCGATGTAGTGCTGTCCCACCATGAGGATCGAGGTGATGATGATGTACCAGATGGCCGCGACCAGAAGCAGCGGAATGATCTGGTAGGTCAGCGACGCGTAGGAGTTGGTGACGAAGGTCAGATCCAGGGTGAAGGGGACCGCCAGGACCAAGGAGGTCGTCTTGAGCATGGAGATCGTCTCGTTGCCGGTGGGCGGAACGATGACCCTCATCGCCTGGGGCAGGACGATCCTGCGCAGGATCT
This region of Actinomyces oris genomic DNA includes:
- a CDS encoding histidine phosphatase family protein, translating into MRLILVRHGRTEANVMQALDTAFPGNPLDEVGLEQADGLPDRLGMAGLLHGLGSLWVSPILRARQTIAPIEAATGLSATVDSGLREVLAADLEMNTDARSVACYVDTTRAWMAGRPACRIPGSPEDGHDTLQRFDKAVSRICEQAAGAGDSSALIVSHGTALRLWTSLRAAAGGGVDPLWVADRPMHNTGITVVDGDPGGGWSLTSWDDGAWDQTPS
- a CDS encoding amino acid ABC transporter ATP-binding protein encodes the protein MSTSAQAAAATPKVEISALHKFFGELHVLRGIDLIVPPGSVTVLIGPSGSGKSTLLRCINELESIDAGRVKVDGELIGMREVERGGRAELHALSDKARAAQRAKIGMVFQRFNLFPHMTALQNVMEAPVMVKKTPKAKARERGIELLERVGLGDRLEHYPSQLSGGQQQRVAIARALAMDPELMLFDEPTSALDPELVGEVLQVMQDLAASGMTMVVVTHEMGFAREVGDQLIFMDGGVICESGDPVEVLDNPQAERTRAFLSSVL